Proteins co-encoded in one Aquincola tertiaricarbonis genomic window:
- a CDS encoding MFS transporter: MKPLLRLPAAWRRRLQLPPNDLLRNAAYRRLFTSILCSSLGGQVTMLALPLTAALLLHATPTQMGWLTTMELLPFVLFSLPAGVWLDRVRKLPVYVAGEFSLAVAVLTIPLAWALGWLSIAWLYVVGFLIGTVYTTAGSAAQIVLTQVVPRERLVEAHAKNALATSGAEVVGPGLAGALIKAVGAPMALVIDALLLLVSVGILRGVDARENRQLQVGRRFWPQLKEGLRFVAHHRLLIALAVAVGLWQMCHNAALVVQILYATRELGMSERAIGLAYVAMGGGTVLASTLGHRISERIGPGPCLTLGIGCCGLGWLLAALVPPQYGGIAAFVAMLVLFGVGAVLIFINFLALRQAVTPEPLLGRMTSIMRWLIILPAGPGALLGGWLGEHVALRATLLFSGVTALLLAGAALRHPVIRAVRSLPSQPKSEAVPPEDPAAEAMPLKA; encoded by the coding sequence ATGAAGCCGCTTCTTCGCCTGCCCGCCGCCTGGCGCCGCAGGCTGCAACTGCCGCCGAACGACCTGCTGCGCAACGCGGCTTACCGGCGGCTGTTCACCTCCATCCTTTGCAGCTCACTGGGCGGCCAGGTGACCATGCTGGCGCTGCCGCTCACCGCCGCGCTGCTGCTGCATGCCACGCCCACGCAGATGGGCTGGCTCACCACGATGGAGCTGCTGCCCTTCGTGCTGTTCTCGCTGCCCGCCGGCGTGTGGCTCGACCGCGTGCGCAAGCTGCCGGTGTATGTGGCCGGCGAGTTCTCGCTGGCGGTGGCGGTGCTCACCATTCCGCTGGCCTGGGCCCTGGGCTGGCTCAGCATCGCGTGGCTGTACGTGGTGGGCTTTCTCATCGGCACCGTCTACACCACCGCGGGCAGCGCCGCGCAGATCGTGCTCACCCAGGTGGTGCCGCGTGAGCGGCTGGTGGAAGCGCATGCCAAGAATGCGCTGGCCACGTCCGGTGCCGAGGTGGTGGGCCCGGGCCTGGCTGGCGCGTTGATCAAGGCCGTGGGCGCGCCGATGGCGCTGGTGATCGATGCCCTGCTGCTGCTGGTGTCGGTGGGCATCCTGCGGGGCGTGGACGCGCGGGAGAACCGGCAGCTCCAGGTCGGCCGGCGCTTCTGGCCGCAGCTGAAGGAGGGCCTGCGCTTCGTGGCCCACCACCGGCTGCTGATCGCGCTGGCAGTGGCCGTGGGCCTCTGGCAGATGTGCCACAACGCCGCGCTGGTGGTGCAGATCCTCTACGCCACGCGCGAGCTGGGCATGTCCGAGCGTGCCATCGGCCTGGCCTACGTGGCCATGGGCGGCGGCACGGTGCTGGCCAGCACCTTGGGCCACCGCATCAGCGAGCGCATCGGGCCCGGCCCCTGCCTGACGCTGGGCATCGGCTGCTGCGGCCTGGGCTGGCTGCTGGCGGCGCTGGTGCCGCCGCAGTACGGTGGCATCGCGGCTTTCGTGGCCATGCTGGTCTTGTTCGGTGTGGGCGCGGTGCTGATCTTCATCAACTTCCTGGCGCTGCGGCAGGCGGTGACGCCGGAGCCCTTGCTGGGCCGCATGACCAGCATTATGCGCTGGCTGATCATCCTGCCGGCGGGCCCGGGCGCGCTGCTGGGGGGCTGGCTGGGCGAGCATGTGGCGCTGCGCGCCACGCTGCTGTTTTCGGGCGTCACGGCCCTGCTGTTGGCCGGGGCTGCACTGCGCCACCCGGTGATCCGCGCGGTGCGCAGCCTGCCTTCACAGCCGAAGTCGGAGGCGGTGCCCCCGGAAGATCCGGCCGCCGAGGCGATGCCGTTGAAAGCCTGA
- a CDS encoding DciA family protein, producing MARTPPGGNPPTRPIREALEGSAPLARLVERVQASNQRYRVIEPALPPALRRHVRPGPVDEEGWALLVSNAAVSAKLRQMLPRLVELLQEADLPTPAIRIRVMSGP from the coding sequence ATGGCACGCACTCCCCCTGGCGGCAACCCGCCCACCCGACCGATCCGTGAGGCGCTGGAAGGCAGCGCGCCGCTGGCACGGCTGGTCGAGCGCGTGCAGGCCTCCAACCAACGCTACCGCGTGATCGAGCCGGCGCTGCCGCCGGCCCTTCGCCGGCACGTGCGGCCAGGTCCGGTGGACGAAGAAGGCTGGGCGCTGCTGGTCAGCAACGCCGCCGTGAGCGCCAAGCTGCGGCAGATGCTGCCGCGGCTGGTGGAACTGCTGCAGGAGGCGGACCTGCCCACGCCGGCGATCCGGATACGTGTGATGAGCGGCCCTTGA
- the argJ gene encoding bifunctional glutamate N-acetyltransferase/amino-acid acetyltransferase ArgJ: protein MPVNLQAPNPADLHPVAGVRLGIAMGGIRKANRKDLVVIALDEGSQVAGVFTRNRFCAAPVQVGQAHLAAGRGIRALVINTGNANAGTGEDGLQRARATCAAAARLMNLAPEQVLPFSTGVIMETLPVDRIEAGLPAALADLRADGWADAAQGIMTTDTLPKAASRQVQVGGRTVTVTGISKGAGMIRPNMATMLSYVATDAAVSPALLQPLVREAADLSFNRITIDGDTSTNDSFVLMATGQAGNAPVESLDSADGRALRDAVVAVATQLAQAIVRDGEGATKFITVQIDGGRTADECKLAAYAIAHSPLVKTAFFASDPNLGRILAAVGYAGIDDLDQSKIDLFLDDVHVARAGGRHPEYQEADGQRVMKQSEITVRVNLHRGSASATVWTCDLSHDYVSINADYRS, encoded by the coding sequence ATGCCCGTGAACCTGCAAGCGCCCAATCCTGCCGACCTCCATCCCGTCGCCGGTGTGCGGCTGGGCATCGCGATGGGGGGCATCCGCAAGGCCAATCGCAAGGACCTGGTGGTGATCGCGCTGGACGAAGGTTCGCAGGTGGCGGGCGTGTTCACGCGCAACCGCTTCTGCGCCGCGCCGGTGCAGGTGGGCCAGGCGCACCTGGCGGCCGGCCGCGGCATCCGCGCACTGGTCATCAACACCGGCAACGCCAACGCCGGCACCGGCGAAGACGGCCTGCAGCGCGCCCGTGCCACCTGCGCCGCCGCCGCGCGGCTGATGAACCTGGCGCCCGAGCAGGTGCTGCCGTTTTCCACCGGCGTGATCATGGAAACGCTGCCGGTGGACCGCATCGAAGCCGGCCTGCCCGCCGCGCTGGCCGACCTGCGCGCCGACGGCTGGGCCGATGCGGCCCAGGGCATCATGACCACCGACACCCTGCCCAAGGCCGCTTCGCGCCAGGTGCAGGTGGGTGGCCGCACCGTCACCGTCACCGGCATTTCCAAGGGCGCCGGCATGATCCGGCCCAACATGGCCACGATGCTGAGCTACGTGGCCACCGACGCGGCAGTGTCGCCCGCGCTGCTGCAGCCGCTGGTGCGTGAGGCGGCCGACCTGAGCTTCAACCGCATCACCATCGACGGCGACACCTCCACCAACGACTCGTTCGTGCTGATGGCCACCGGCCAGGCCGGCAACGCGCCGGTGGAGTCGCTGGACTCGGCCGACGGCCGCGCGCTGCGCGATGCGGTGGTGGCCGTGGCCACGCAGCTGGCCCAGGCCATCGTGCGCGACGGCGAAGGCGCCACCAAGTTCATCACCGTGCAGATCGACGGCGGCCGCACGGCTGACGAGTGCAAGCTGGCGGCCTACGCCATCGCGCATTCGCCGCTGGTCAAGACCGCCTTCTTCGCCAGCGACCCCAATTTGGGCCGCATCCTGGCGGCGGTGGGTTATGCGGGCATCGACGACCTCGACCAGTCGAAGATCGACCTCTTCCTGGACGACGTGCACGTGGCCCGCGCTGGTGGCCGCCACCCCGAGTACCAAGAAGCCGACGGCCAGCGGGTGATGAAGCAAAGCGAGATCACCGTGCGCGTGAACCTGCACCGCGGCAGCGCCAGCGCCACGGTGTGGACCTGCGACCTCTCGCACGACTACGTCAGCATCAACGCCGACTACCGCAGCTGA
- the secA gene encoding preprotein translocase subunit SecA, with product MLPKLLTSIFGSRNDRLIKQLRAVVQQINALEPQFEKLDDAALRGKTDEFRQRLAKGETLDALLPEAFATVREGSKRCLKMRHYDVQLIGGMTLHQGKIAEMRTGEGKTLMATLPVYLNALPGKGVHVVTVNDYLARRDAEWMGRLYNFLGLTVGVNVPGMSREEKQAAYNADVTYGTNNEFGFDVLRDNMVYEVGDRVQRKLNYAIVDEVDSILIDEARTPLIISGQAEDHTELYVRINAVVPKLKKQIGEADPRTGEGVIEPGDFTVDEKSHQVFLTEDGHEHAERILAEAGLLAEGASLYDPANITLMHHVYAALRARHLYNRDQHYVVQGGEVVIVDEFTGRLMTGRRWSDGLHQAVEAKEGVKIQSENQTLASITFQNYFRMYAKLSGMTGTADTEAYEFQEIYGLETVVIPPNRPTIRKDELDLVYKTNKEKFNAVIEDIRDAHTRGQPVLVGTTSIENSELISNLLTAAKLPHQVLNAKQHAKEAEIVAQAGRPGVITIATNMAGRGTDIVLGGNVEKQVQILEADETVPADEKARRIEQLKAEWQSLHDKVRAEGGLRIIATERHESRRIDNQLRGRAGRQGDPGSSRFYLSLEDPLMRIFAGDRVRAIMDRLKMPEGEAIEAGIVSRSIEGAQRKVEARNFDVRKQLLEYDDVANDQRKVIYQQRNEILESASVADQITNLRRSAIAGVVRAHVPEGSLEEQWDLDGLEKSLRDEWQLEVPLKAMVEGSDSVTDEDIEERVVKAADEVFDAKVAIVGQDQFNPFMRMVLLQSIDSHWREHLASLDYLRQGIHLRGYAQKNPKQEYKREAFELFSQMLDQVKLEVTRVLLTVRIQSQDQVAQAAEAIEQSASELGQVTYTHPNEDGSVSQETEGGNLADQLPRVGRNDPCPCGSGKKYKQCHGRLS from the coding sequence ATGTTGCCTAAGCTTCTCACTTCGATTTTCGGTAGTCGCAACGATCGGCTGATCAAGCAGTTGCGGGCGGTGGTGCAGCAGATCAACGCCCTGGAGCCCCAGTTCGAGAAACTCGACGACGCGGCCCTGCGCGGCAAGACCGACGAGTTCCGCCAGCGGCTGGCCAAGGGCGAAACGCTCGATGCGTTGCTGCCCGAGGCGTTCGCCACCGTGCGTGAAGGCAGCAAGCGCTGCCTGAAGATGCGGCACTACGACGTGCAGCTGATCGGCGGCATGACGCTGCACCAGGGCAAGATCGCCGAAATGCGCACCGGCGAGGGCAAGACCCTGATGGCCACGCTGCCGGTGTACCTGAATGCGCTGCCCGGCAAGGGCGTGCACGTGGTCACGGTGAACGACTACCTGGCCCGCCGCGACGCTGAATGGATGGGCCGGCTGTACAACTTCCTCGGCCTGACCGTGGGCGTGAACGTGCCCGGCATGAGCCGCGAGGAAAAGCAGGCCGCCTACAACGCCGACGTCACGTACGGCACGAACAACGAGTTCGGCTTCGACGTGCTGCGCGACAACATGGTCTACGAGGTGGGCGACCGCGTGCAGCGCAAGCTGAACTACGCCATCGTCGACGAGGTGGACTCGATCCTGATCGACGAGGCCCGCACCCCGCTGATCATCAGCGGCCAGGCCGAGGACCACACCGAGCTGTACGTGCGCATCAACGCCGTCGTGCCCAAGCTCAAGAAGCAGATCGGCGAGGCCGACCCCCGCACCGGCGAGGGCGTGATCGAGCCGGGCGACTTCACGGTGGACGAGAAGAGCCATCAGGTGTTCCTGACGGAAGACGGCCACGAGCATGCCGAGCGCATCCTGGCCGAGGCCGGCCTGCTGGCCGAGGGCGCCAGCCTGTACGACCCTGCCAACATCACGCTGATGCACCACGTGTACGCCGCGCTGCGTGCACGCCACCTGTACAACCGCGACCAGCACTACGTGGTGCAGGGCGGTGAGGTGGTGATCGTCGACGAGTTCACCGGCCGCCTGATGACCGGCCGCCGCTGGAGCGACGGCCTGCACCAGGCCGTGGAAGCCAAGGAAGGCGTCAAGATCCAGAGCGAGAACCAGACCCTCGCCTCGATCACCTTCCAGAACTACTTCCGGATGTACGCCAAGCTGTCGGGCATGACCGGCACGGCCGACACCGAAGCCTATGAGTTCCAGGAGATCTACGGCCTGGAAACCGTGGTCATTCCGCCGAACCGGCCCACCATCCGCAAGGACGAACTCGACCTGGTCTACAAGACCAACAAGGAGAAGTTCAACGCGGTGATCGAGGACATCCGCGACGCGCACACGCGGGGCCAGCCGGTGCTGGTGGGCACCACCTCGATCGAGAACTCCGAGCTGATCTCCAACCTGCTGACGGCCGCCAAGCTGCCGCACCAGGTGCTGAACGCCAAGCAGCACGCCAAGGAAGCCGAGATCGTGGCCCAGGCCGGCCGGCCGGGCGTGATCACCATCGCCACCAACATGGCGGGCCGCGGCACCGACATCGTGCTGGGCGGCAACGTCGAGAAGCAGGTGCAGATCCTCGAGGCCGACGAGACGGTGCCGGCCGACGAGAAGGCCCGCCGCATCGAGCAGCTGAAGGCCGAGTGGCAGAGCCTGCACGACAAGGTGCGCGCCGAAGGCGGTCTGCGCATCATCGCGACCGAGCGCCATGAGTCGCGCCGCATCGACAACCAGCTGCGCGGCCGTGCCGGCCGCCAGGGCGACCCGGGCTCCTCGCGCTTCTACCTGTCGCTGGAAGATCCGCTGATGCGCATCTTCGCGGGCGACCGCGTGCGCGCCATCATGGACCGGCTGAAGATGCCGGAAGGCGAGGCCATCGAGGCCGGCATCGTCTCGCGCAGCATCGAAGGCGCACAGCGCAAGGTGGAAGCCCGCAACTTCGACGTGCGCAAGCAGCTGCTGGAGTACGACGACGTCGCCAACGACCAGCGCAAGGTCATCTACCAGCAGCGCAACGAGATCCTGGAATCCGCCTCGGTGGCCGACCAGATCACCAACCTGCGCCGCAGCGCCATCGCCGGCGTGGTGCGCGCCCACGTGCCCGAAGGCAGCCTGGAAGAGCAGTGGGACCTGGACGGCCTGGAGAAGTCGCTGCGCGACGAATGGCAGCTCGAGGTGCCGCTCAAGGCCATGGTCGAGGGCAGCGACAGCGTGACCGACGAGGACATCGAGGAGCGCGTGGTCAAGGCCGCCGACGAGGTGTTCGATGCCAAGGTGGCCATCGTCGGGCAGGACCAGTTCAATCCGTTCATGCGCATGGTGCTGCTGCAGTCCATCGACAGCCATTGGCGTGAGCACCTGGCTTCGCTGGACTACCTGCGCCAGGGCATCCACCTGCGCGGCTACGCGCAGAAGAACCCCAAGCAGGAATACAAGCGCGAAGCCTTCGAGCTGTTCTCGCAGATGCTCGACCAGGTGAAGCTGGAAGTCACCCGCGTGCTGCTGACGGTGCGCATCCAGTCGCAGGACCAGGTGGCACAGGCCGCCGAGGCCATTGAACAAAGCGCCAGCGAGCTGGGCCAGGTGACCTACACCCATCCGAACGAAGACGGCTCGGTATCGCAGGAAACCGAAGGCGGCAACCTGGCCGACCAGCTGCCGCGCGTGGGCCGCAACGACCCCTGCCCCTGCGGCAGCGGCAAGAAGTACAAGCAGTGCCACGGCCGCCTGAGCTGA